The Dendropsophus ebraccatus isolate aDenEbr1 chromosome 10, aDenEbr1.pat, whole genome shotgun sequence genome has a segment encoding these proteins:
- the LOC138765785 gene encoding olfactory receptor 8A1-like produces the protein MMFPNQTNIRYFILNGITDVPELQLPIFLIVLLIYLITLGGNMTLFLLVCFDHRLHTPMYFFLGNLSIVDMTSSTVTLNKILSSFVTRDKAISYVSCMIQMYMFGSLTSHELHILAAMSYDRYVAICSPLRYHMVMNSRTCSLLASTCWVLGFLQVIPPVGILCSFSCYFSIEVNHFFCDIVPLMRISCDDTSFLEKLFFIEGLLVYILTPFLLTFYSYVFIIFTILKIQGDVGRRKAFYTCSSHLTAVILLYTTLVGQYLTPNLSSTLESKKYFALFNTAAVPMLNPMIYSLKNKDVKRAFRWSLRRIKQYFLVYFQNFLSVGYA, from the coding sequence ATGATGTTTCCCAACCAGACGAATATTAGATACTTCATCCTAAATGGGATCACTGATGTTCCAGAGCTCCAGCTTCCCATCTTCCTCATAGTTCTTCTTATCTATCTCATAACCCTTGGTGGTAACATGACCCTCTTCCTCTTGGTTTGTTTTGATCATCGTCTCCATACTCCTATGTATTTTTTCCTTGGTAACTTGTCCATAGTGGACATGACATCTTCTACGGTCACCTTAAATAAGATTTTATCAAGTTTTGTCACCCGGGACAAGGCCATTTCTTATGTTTCTTGCATGATACAGATGTACATGTTTGGATCACTGACGAGTCATGAGCTACACATACTGGCAGCTATGAGCTATGACCGCTATGTGGCCATTTGTAGCCCTTTACGATATCACATGGTCATGAACAGTAGAACTTGTAGCCTATTGGCTTCTACCTGCTGGGTGTTGGGTTTTTTGCAAGTCATTCCTCCAGTTGGAATCCTCTGTAGTTTCTCTTGTTATTTTTCCATTGAAGTTAACCACTTTTTCTGTGACATTGTTCCTCTGATGAGAATTTCTTGTGATGACACTTCTTTCTTAGAAAAGTTGTTCTTCATAGAAGGGTTGTTAGTTTATATCTTGACTCCATTTCTTCTCACATTTTATtcctatgtttttattattttcaccaTATTGAAGATACAGGGCGATGTTGGAAGACGGAAGGCCTTCTACACGTGTTCCTCTCATCTCACAGCCGTCATCTTACTCTACACAACCCTGGTTGGACAATATCTGACACCAAACCTAAGTAGCACTTTGGAATCCAAAAAATACTTTGCTCTTTTTAACACCGCTGCAGTCCCTATGTTAAATCCAATGATCTATAGCTTGAAAAATAAAGATGTAAAAAGGGCTTTCAGATGGAGCTTGAGACggataaaacaatattttttggtatattttcagaattttttatCAGTGGGATATGCCTGA
- the LOC138766551 gene encoding olfactory receptor 6C74-like, whose product MSSSTVSLHKILSSFITGDKAVSYTSCMIQMYMFGSLTGHELLILAAMSYDRYVAICSPLRYHMVMNSRICCLLASSCWAWGFLQVMPPVGILISFSCYSSNEVNHFFCDIIPLMRISCDDTSFLEKLFFIAGLLVYNLIPFVLTFISYVFIINTILKIKGGVGRRKAFYTCSSHLTVVILLYTTLVGQYLTPKLSSTLESKKYFALFNMAAVPMLNPMIYSLMELGGSKEKCAHERNCYMMENSPNYVKDAYSAQIIWQEPLEYLRDT is encoded by the exons ATGTCTTCTTCAACAGTAAGTCTACACAAGATCTTATCAAGTTTCATCACTGGAGATAAGGCCGTTTCCTATACTTCTTGCATGATACAGATGTACATGTTTGGATCACTGACGGGTCATGAGCTACTCATACTGGCAGCCATGAGCTACGATCGCTATGTGGCCATCTGTAGCCCTTTACGATATCACATGGTTATGAATTCTAGAATTTGCTGCCTATTGGCTTCTTCCTGCTGGGCGTGGGGATTTTTGCAGGTCATGCCACCAGTTGGAATCCTCATTAGCTTTTCCTGCTATTCTTCCAATGAAGTCAACCACTTTTTCTGTGACATTATTCCTCTGATGAGAATTTCTTGTGATGACACTTCTTTCTTAGAAAAGTTGTTCTTCATCGCAGGGTTGTTAGTTTATAACCTGATTCCATTTGTTCTCACGTTTATTTCCTATGTTTTTATAATAAACACCATATTGAAGATAAAGGGCGGTGTTGGAAGACGCAAGGCCTTCTACACGTGTTCCTCTCATCTCACAGTCGTCATCTTACTCTACACAACCCTGGTTGGACAATATCTGACACCAAAGCTAAGTAGCACTTTGGAATCTAAAAAATACTTTGCTCTTTTTAACATGGCCGCAGTCCCTATGTTAAATCCAATGATCTATAGCTTGATGGAGCTTGggggaagtaaagaaaaatgtgcCC ATGAACGTAACTGCTACATGATGGAAAATTCCCCGAATTATGTAAAAGATGCTTATTCAG CCCAAATTATTTGGCAAGAACCATTAGAATATCTACGTGATACTTAA
- the LOC138766552 gene encoding olfactory receptor 5B12-like — MTMTLGKGQRKSSSIRSISSQSPHLNPIENLWREQKLNVAHQQTRNLKDLKKMCTEKWDTITAEVSANLVKNNRKNHCASTLLTAPSFTGTYLADSSKTNIRFFIINGITDVPELQLPIFLIVLLIYLITLGGNMTLLLLVCLDHRLHTPMYFFLANLSIVDMSSSTITLHKILSSFITGDKTISYTSCMIQSYMFGSLIGHELFILAAMSYDRYVAICNPLRYHMVMNPRTCSLLASSCWVWGFLQVIPPVGILFNFSCYSSIEVNHFFCDIGPLMKITCDDTSLLENLFFIEGLLVLNLTPFLLTFIPYIFIIITILKIRGGVGRRKAFYTCSSHLTAVILLYTTLVGQYLTPNLSSILESKKYFALFNMAAVPMLNPLIYSLKNKDVKRAFRWTIGHMRKYLSVCCMWIAPLISNRSKSRSEVLENKMLPNQTNIRYFIIGGITDISELQLLIFLIVLLMCLITLVGNMILLFLVCLDNRLHTPMYFLLGKLSIVDMSSLTISLHKILSSFITGDKNVSYTTCMIQMYMFGSLTGHELLILAAKSYDRYVAICNPFRYHML; from the exons ATGACAATGACACTCGGCAAAGGGCAAAGAAAGAGTAgctccataagaagcatttcaagccagtctccacacctcaacccaatagaaaatctttggagggagcagAAACTGAATGTTGCCCATCAACAGacccgaaacctgaaagatctgaagAAGATGTGTACGGAGAAGTGGGACACAATCACTGCTGaagtgtctgcaaacctggtcaaaaACAACAGGAAGAACCATTGTGCCTCTACTCTTTTGACTGCTCCTTCATTTACGG GGACCTACCTTGCAGATAGCTCAAAA ACAAATATTAGATTCTTCATCATAAATGGAATCACTGATGTTCCAGAGCTCCAACTTCCCATCTTCCTCATAGTTCTTCTTATCTATCTCATAACCCTTGGTGGTAACATGACCCTCCTCCTCTTGGTTTGTCTTGATCATCGTCTCCATACTCCTATGTATTTTTTCCTAGCTAACTTGTCCATAGTAGACATGTCTTCTTCGACAATAACTCTACACAAGATCTTATCAAGTTTCATCACTGGGGACAAGACCATTTCCTATACTTCTTGCATGATACAGTCATATATGTTTGGGTCTTTGATAGGTCATGAGTTATTCATATTGGCAGCCATGAGCTATGATCGCTATGTGGCCATCTGTAACCCTTTACGATATCACATGGTTATGAATCCTAGAACTTGTAGCCTATTGGCTTCTTCCTGCTGGGTGTGGGGATTTTTGCAAGTCATTCCTCCAGTTGGGATCCTCTTTAACTTTTCCTGCTATTCGTCCATTGAAGTCAACCACTTTTTCTGTGACATTGGCCCCCTAATGAAAATTACCTGTGACGACACTTCTTTGTTAGAAAACTTGTTCTTCATAGAAGGGTTGTTGGTTTTGAACCTGACTCCATTTCTTCTCACATTCATTCCCTATATTTTCATAATTATCACCATATTGAAGATACGGGGCGGTGTTGGAAGACGCAAGGCCTTCTACACATGTTCCTCTCATCTCACAGCCGTCATCTTGCTCTACACAACCCTGGTTGGACAATATCTGACACCAAACCTAAGTAGCATCTTAgaatctaaaaaatattttgctctttTTAACATGGCCGCAGTCCCTATGTTAAATCCACTGATTTATAGCTTGAAAAATAAAGACGTGAAAAGAGCTTTTAGATGGACTATAGGACATATGAGGAAATATTtatctgtatgctgtatgtggaTTGCACCTTTAATATCTAACAGATCAAAATCCAG GTCTGAAGTATTGGAAAACAAGATGCTTCCTAACCAGACAAATATCAGATACTTCATAATAGGTGGGATCACTGATATTTCAGAGCTCCAGCTTCTCATCTTCCTCATAGTTCTTCTTATGTGTCTCATAACCCTTGTTGGTAACATGATCCTCCTCTTCTTGGTTTGTCTTGATAATCGCCTCCATACTCCTATGTATTTTCTCTTGGGTAAATTGTCCATAGTAGACATGTCTTCTTTAACAATAAGTCTACACAAGATCTTATCAAGTTTCATCACTGGGGACAAAAACGTTTCATATACCACTTGCATGATACAGATGTACATGTTTGGGTCTTTGACTGGTCATGAGTTACTTATATTGGCAGCCAAGAGCTACGACCGctatgtggccatctgtaatccTTTCCGATATCACATGTTATGA